Proteins found in one Oreochromis niloticus isolate F11D_XX linkage group LG22, O_niloticus_UMD_NMBU, whole genome shotgun sequence genomic segment:
- the LOC100700184 gene encoding lens fiber membrane intrinsic protein isoform X1 → MFPLKNRCSTAAPLSLLKMYSFMGGGLFCAIVGNILLVVSTATDYWMQYRLSGNYAHQGLWRYCMSNKCYMQTDSIAYWNATRAFMILSGMSCFAGIIAGIMSFAHFSSFERFNRSFAAGIMFFVSTFFVLLAMAIYTGVTINFLGKRFGDWRFSWSYILGWVAMLMTFFAGIFYICAYRMCECRRGTGPR, encoded by the exons ATGTTTCCTCTAAAGAACAG GTGCTCTACAGCGGCCCCATTATCTCTGCTCAAAATGTACAGCTTCATGGGAGGGGGCCTGTTCTGTGCCATAGTGGGTAATATCCTGTTAGTGGTCTCCACTGCCACGGACTACTGGATGCAGTATCGACTCTCTGGAAATTATGCCCACCAGGGTCTCTGGAGGTACTGCATGTCCAACAAGTGCTACATGCAGACCGACAGCATAG CTTACTGGAATGCCACCAGGGCCTTCATGATCCTTTCAGGGATGTCATGCTTTGCAGGCATCATTGCTGGCATCATGTCCTTTGCGCACTTTTCCTCTTTTGAAAGGTTCAACCGCTCCTTTGCTGCAGGAATCATGTTTTTTGTCTCAA CTTTCTTTGTTCTCCTGGCGATGGCCATCTACACTGGGGTGACAATCAACTTCCTGGGAAAGCGGTTCGGTGACTGGCGCTTCTCTTGGTCGTACATACTCGGCTGGGTGGCGATGCTCATGACCTTCTTTGCAG GTATTTTCTACATATGTGCCTACAGAATGTGTGAATGCAGGAGAGGAACCGGACCACGCTAG
- the LOC100700184 gene encoding lens fiber membrane intrinsic protein isoform X2: MYSFMGGGLFCAIVGNILLVVSTATDYWMQYRLSGNYAHQGLWRYCMSNKCYMQTDSIAYWNATRAFMILSGMSCFAGIIAGIMSFAHFSSFERFNRSFAAGIMFFVSTFFVLLAMAIYTGVTINFLGKRFGDWRFSWSYILGWVAMLMTFFAGIFYICAYRMCECRRGTGPR; encoded by the exons ATGTACAGCTTCATGGGAGGGGGCCTGTTCTGTGCCATAGTGGGTAATATCCTGTTAGTGGTCTCCACTGCCACGGACTACTGGATGCAGTATCGACTCTCTGGAAATTATGCCCACCAGGGTCTCTGGAGGTACTGCATGTCCAACAAGTGCTACATGCAGACCGACAGCATAG CTTACTGGAATGCCACCAGGGCCTTCATGATCCTTTCAGGGATGTCATGCTTTGCAGGCATCATTGCTGGCATCATGTCCTTTGCGCACTTTTCCTCTTTTGAAAGGTTCAACCGCTCCTTTGCTGCAGGAATCATGTTTTTTGTCTCAA CTTTCTTTGTTCTCCTGGCGATGGCCATCTACACTGGGGTGACAATCAACTTCCTGGGAAAGCGGTTCGGTGACTGGCGCTTCTCTTGGTCGTACATACTCGGCTGGGTGGCGATGCTCATGACCTTCTTTGCAG GTATTTTCTACATATGTGCCTACAGAATGTGTGAATGCAGGAGAGGAACCGGACCACGCTAG